In the Argonema galeatum A003/A1 genome, one interval contains:
- a CDS encoding NC domain-containing protein: MEPVVTASFTLANWIAKGLADGSFERFGGVIREAATGRVVTFLREAGSTVASVPQQLQMAQGALMVTSAASVLSLGVSVMGFALVMQRINELEERLKQTEELLKKIDRKIDLSFYANLRAALDSAVSAFTASKGETRRSMAILAINRFLEAEHIYTGYTDTELEQKSQIADEYLLTLSLAYLTEARCYLELEEYDIALRRFQEGAKVVRSRIQKYVDILLTSNPAAYLQPQYKGQIDLRRLTRIHQWTNPALDENEVFELYRENFVEFVKDPNKWVDSLPPAILARVEVPWGWFGPNPEHLKEEAIKRLPKVLERVESIIETYRRLEAYQAEIQAIAQLGISFHDWLKLAPSETKPDEAELMYIIPSKPLELAIS, translated from the coding sequence ATGGAACCAGTAGTTACAGCAAGTTTTACCCTCGCTAATTGGATTGCCAAAGGTCTGGCAGATGGAAGCTTTGAACGATTTGGTGGTGTAATTCGGGAAGCAGCAACTGGACGTGTCGTTACTTTTTTGCGGGAGGCTGGCTCCACTGTCGCTTCTGTACCACAGCAATTGCAGATGGCTCAAGGTGCTTTGATGGTGACTTCTGCTGCTAGCGTACTCAGCCTGGGTGTATCCGTGATGGGTTTTGCGTTAGTAATGCAGCGCATCAACGAACTAGAAGAACGCCTAAAACAGACTGAGGAACTTTTGAAAAAGATCGATCGTAAAATTGACCTTAGCTTCTATGCTAATCTTCGCGCTGCACTGGATTCGGCAGTTAGTGCATTTACGGCGAGCAAAGGAGAAACCCGCCGAAGTATGGCGATTCTAGCTATCAATCGTTTTCTGGAAGCTGAACATATTTACACTGGCTACACCGACACCGAACTTGAGCAGAAAAGCCAAATTGCCGATGAGTATCTGCTGACCTTATCTTTAGCCTACCTCACTGAAGCGCGTTGCTATCTAGAGTTAGAAGAATACGACATAGCACTTCGTCGCTTTCAAGAAGGAGCAAAAGTTGTACGTTCTCGTATTCAGAAATATGTTGACATTCTACTTACTTCTAACCCCGCAGCATACTTACAGCCTCAGTACAAAGGTCAAATTGATTTGCGTAGACTCACCCGAATTCACCAATGGACTAATCCGGCTCTGGATGAAAACGAGGTTTTTGAGCTTTACCGTGAGAATTTCGTTGAATTCGTGAAAGACCCCAATAAATGGGTAGACTCTCTTCCACCTGCAATCTTAGCTCGTGTTGAGGTTCCTTGGGGTTGGTTTGGCCCAAACCCTGAACATTTGAAGGAAGAAGCTATTAAACGTCTACCCAAAGTATTGGAACGAGTGGAATCAATAATTGAAACCTACCGCCGCTTGGAAGCTTATCAAGCAGAAATCCAAGCGATAGCACAACTAGGAATTAGCTTCCATGACTGGCTAAAATTAGCTCCCTCAGAAACTAAACCAGATGAAGCAGAATTAATGTACATCATTCCATCTAAACCACTAGAGTTAGCAATCTCTTAG
- a CDS encoding CHAT domain-containing protein yields MLAKIWRWLKKLWQQLLGKPPQPSPRSAGTPGRVEKQRLSDAEFESLFLQLLDRVEEGASRGNIKSFFITKIIDEDELAAWLRRFGSKLLESPETHRKLARRMVQLGKVAGGELGDMAGEIGRELLGNSETQTSIVATSVIPTVNKQTANTTNSVYVDVAVDVDGEAVEWFKLGVDEYNAGNVQAALGCFQRALDISPNNHIAWNSLSSALSDLGQYQEAIEAYQRALDISPNNHIAWNGLGNALKNLGQYQEAREAHQRAINISPNYHHAWNGLGNALSDLGQYQEAREAYQRALDISPNYHHAWNNLGATLYDLGQYQEARKAYQRALDISLNSHHAWNGLGNALSDLGQYQQAIEAFQRALDISPNFHHAWNGLGNALKNLGQYQEAREACNRALEITHNQLWQAWANRGWAIYYLQGYQAALQNWDKGLQSLQPETRDYQEGCATLHQHKGDAHYLYGKRQPNPHPYWRESRNSYITALKTLSRSQTSILGEVLVAQVSPRFQLLYLEILQKLAKVCNALNYQEDFQLCLDIGDTMLENLLLETDSQERKIQLAKKFATFSQLRVVLLAQSSQLKEALLLAEKRKNLCLRWLRESRYVGMLDETPLQYSEIEQFLSPGMAAIYWHYSPAAITTFIIKHNGIQIHLEEPPSPNPFPRNGGRGEGEDDSDSLTPFSVSGRDSLNSAEEPPSPNPFPRNGGRGEGEDDSDSLTPFPLQREKGETETQTQTEKTTYTLAPLPVAGRGWGWGSTAKQLQKFEDWLKKWKKDYQTNPKDAKGATKEKQTWRDKMADRLDKLGKILNVEGILNKIGDDITQLILIPHRDLHLLPLHYLWREKDFTITYLPSLQIGIDLRTDTPSTPTKLLSIESPSRLEYAETESQIIAQLYDNPTCIKSSKATKNTVIAAFSNSADIFHFTGHGEHNIHQPLESALELANKEMLTLQDIFQLNLKGYQLACLSACETGLTSKQGIMDEYVGLVSGFLAKGVTHVVTTLWQVGETETALMMIKFHQLYKDNIPPALALQQTQTWLSTLTFADLIQWYRQESAKVEKYTGCWESLQGLIAKAQEKAESKGMNHRPYAHPYYWAGFIVSGNQINCFGVGTRHN; encoded by the coding sequence ATGTTGGCAAAAATCTGGCGCTGGCTGAAAAAATTGTGGCAGCAACTATTAGGAAAACCACCCCAACCTTCCCCCCGTAGCGCGGGAACTCCAGGGCGGGTAGAAAAGCAACGCCTCAGCGATGCAGAATTTGAAAGTTTGTTTTTGCAACTGCTGGATAGGGTGGAAGAAGGCGCGAGTCGGGGGAATATTAAAAGCTTTTTTATTACCAAAATTATTGATGAAGATGAATTGGCGGCGTGGTTGCGTCGCTTTGGCAGCAAGTTGTTGGAATCACCGGAAACCCATCGGAAATTAGCGCGGCGGATGGTGCAATTGGGTAAGGTTGCTGGTGGGGAATTGGGAGATATGGCGGGAGAAATTGGCAGGGAATTATTGGGAAATTCAGAAACTCAAACAAGCATTGTTGCCACATCTGTTATCCCAACTGTTAATAAGCAAACTGCCAATACAACAAATTCTGTTTATGTTGATGTTGCAGTAGATGTAGATGGGGAAGCTGTAGAGTGGTTTAAGCTCGGCGTTGATGAATATAATGCTGGTAATGTTCAGGCGGCACTTGGTTGCTTTCAACGGGCGCTCGACATTTCCCCTAACAACCACATTGCCTGGAATAGTTTGAGCAGTGCGCTGAGTGACTTAGGGCAGTACCAAGAAGCAATCGAAGCCTATCAACGGGCGCTCGACATTTCCCCTAACAACCACATTGCCTGGAATGGTTTGGGCAATGCGCTGAAAAACTTAGGGCAGTACCAAGAAGCAAGAGAAGCCCATCAACGGGCGATCAACATTTCCCCTAACTATCACCATGCCTGGAATGGTTTGGGCAATGCGCTGAGTGACTTAGGGCAGTACCAAGAAGCAAGAGAAGCTTATCAACGGGCGCTCGACATTTCCCCTAACTATCACCATGCTTGGAATAATTTGGGCGCTACGCTGTATGACTTAGGGCAGTATCAAGAAGCAAGAAAAGCCTATCAAAGGGCGCTCGACATTTCCCTTAACTCCCACCATGCCTGGAATGGTTTGGGCAATGCGCTGAGTGACTTAGGGCAGTACCAACAAGCAATCGAAGCTTTTCAACGGGCGCTCGACATTTCCCCTAACTTCCACCATGCCTGGAATGGTTTGGGCAATGCGCTGAAAAACTTAGGGCAGTACCAAGAAGCAAGAGAAGCTTGCAATCGCGCTTTAGAAATAACGCACAATCAATTGTGGCAAGCTTGGGCAAATCGAGGTTGGGCAATCTATTACTTACAAGGCTATCAAGCAGCATTGCAAAACTGGGATAAAGGGTTGCAATCTCTCCAACCAGAGACACGCGACTATCAAGAAGGTTGCGCGACATTGCATCAGCATAAAGGCGATGCCCACTATCTTTACGGAAAACGACAACCAAATCCCCACCCCTACTGGCGCGAATCAAGAAACAGTTATATCACCGCCCTAAAAACACTTTCCCGTTCCCAAACTTCCATCTTAGGAGAAGTTCTGGTAGCACAAGTTAGCCCCCGCTTCCAGTTACTATATCTGGAAATATTGCAAAAATTAGCCAAAGTCTGTAACGCCCTCAACTACCAAGAAGATTTTCAGCTATGTTTGGATATTGGCGATACGATGCTGGAAAACTTGCTACTGGAAACTGATTCACAAGAGAGGAAAATCCAGTTAGCCAAAAAGTTCGCCACATTCAGTCAATTGCGAGTAGTGCTGTTAGCGCAGTCATCGCAACTAAAAGAAGCACTTTTGTTAGCCGAAAAACGGAAAAATCTCTGCTTGCGTTGGTTGCGCGAATCCCGTTATGTGGGAATGTTAGATGAAACGCCGCTACAATATTCCGAAATCGAACAATTTCTCTCTCCCGGTATGGCAGCAATTTACTGGCACTACAGCCCTGCTGCAATTACTACTTTTATTATCAAACATAACGGTATTCAGATTCATTTAGAAGAACCCCCATCCCCCAACCCCTTCCCCCGCAACGGAGGAAGGGGAGAAGGAGAAGATGATAGCGATTCTCTTACCCCCTTCTCAGTATCGGGTCGGGATTCCCTAAACTCAGCAGAAGAACCCCCATCCCCCAACCCCTTCCCCCGCAACGGAGGAAGGGGAGAAGGAGAAGATGACAGCGATTCTCTTACCCCCTTCCCCCTGCAAAGAGAAAAGGGAGAAACTGAAACTCAAACACAAACAGAAAAAACAACCTACACTCTTGCCCCCCTCCCCGTTGCGGGGAGGGGCTGGGGGTGGGGTTCCACCGCTAAGCAACTCCAAAAGTTTGAAGATTGGTTAAAAAAATGGAAAAAAGATTATCAAACCAACCCCAAAGACGCGAAGGGCGCGACGAAAGAAAAACAAACTTGGCGAGATAAGATGGCGGATAGATTGGATAAGTTGGGTAAGATACTCAATGTTGAGGGAATATTAAATAAGATAGGCGATGATATTACTCAGTTAATTTTGATTCCCCATCGCGACTTGCATTTGCTACCCCTGCATTACCTCTGGCGGGAAAAAGATTTTACGATTACTTATCTCCCCAGTCTCCAAATTGGCATCGATTTGCGAACTGATACCCCATCCACTCCCACAAAACTCCTCAGCATCGAAAGTCCCAGTCGTTTAGAATATGCCGAAACCGAATCGCAAATTATTGCCCAACTTTACGACAATCCCACCTGCATTAAAAGCAGTAAAGCTACCAAAAATACAGTTATCGCCGCTTTCTCCAATTCTGCCGACATCTTCCATTTTACCGGACATGGCGAACACAATATCCATCAACCCCTAGAGTCAGCTTTGGAATTAGCCAACAAAGAAATGTTGACTTTGCAAGATATCTTCCAACTAAACTTAAAAGGCTATCAACTCGCTTGTCTTTCCGCTTGCGAAACAGGTCTTACCAGCAAACAAGGTATCATGGATGAATACGTTGGTTTAGTCAGTGGCTTTTTGGCAAAAGGCGTAACTCATGTTGTCACTACTCTTTGGCAAGTTGGCGAAACCGAAACAGCTTTGATGATGATTAAATTTCACCAATTATATAAGGATAACATCCCTCCCGCTTTGGCACTCCAACAAACTCAAACTTGGCTTTCTACTCTCACCTTCGCCGATTTAATCCAATGGTATCGCCAAGAATCTGCTAAAGTAGAGAAATATACTGGTTGTTGGGAAAGTTTGCAGGGTTTAATTGCCAAAGCACAAGAAAAAGCCGAAAGTAAGGGAATGAATCATCGCCCTTACGCCCATCCCTACTACTGGGCTGGATTTATCGTATCTGGAAATCAGATTAATTGTTTTGGTGTAGGGACACGGCATAATTAA
- a CDS encoding glutathione S-transferase C-terminal domain-containing protein, with protein sequence MLDTQFQDFAKSDWHFCSEDLREKIDQTIDAIYQPINNGVYRAGFATSQAAYEEGVTDLFNALNSWDEVLAKQRYLCGDKITEADWCMFTTLLRFDPVYYGHFKCNLRHIWDYTNLGNYLKELYQIPGVKETCNLDHIKQHYYISHNKINPTRIVPKGPIIDLESPHDRDKLG encoded by the coding sequence ATGTTGGATACGCAATTCCAAGATTTTGCTAAGTCGGATTGGCACTTCTGTTCGGAGGATTTACGAGAAAAGATTGACCAAACGATCGACGCGATTTATCAACCGATTAATAATGGCGTTTATCGAGCAGGATTTGCTACCAGTCAAGCGGCTTATGAAGAAGGTGTGACGGATTTATTCAACGCTTTGAATAGTTGGGATGAAGTGTTGGCAAAACAGCGCTATTTGTGCGGGGATAAAATTACGGAAGCCGATTGGTGTATGTTCACTACTCTCTTGCGTTTCGACCCGGTTTACTACGGTCATTTCAAATGCAATTTACGTCATATTTGGGATTATACCAATCTGGGAAATTATCTAAAAGAACTTTACCAAATTCCGGGAGTGAAGGAAACTTGCAATTTAGACCACATCAAACAGCATTACTATATCAGTCATAACAAAATTAATCCAACTCGGATTGTTCCCAAAGGGCCGATAATTGATTTGGAGTCACCGCACGATCGCGACAAGCTAGGATAA
- a CDS encoding DUF5331 domain-containing protein — protein sequence MAFFDDFTAALKQKWLQYYQVNHAWLALQMELEAVKTPDGGRRPPSHLILGILNALEPKLAQLMLPFARLNPSPDALIDVLELNIDPDIALGNKPASKPEPLAAPSIVTPPAAPIEDAFEEEEESLAEPVMVVRTTTVVMSEEAIDDFDDEPSIVLIESETQSFGDIGLDEFGDTSDEVSVEEDEGFGDIALDEFGDTSSESEALSEEDDGFGDIALDEFGETASESAALSEEDDGFGDIALDEFGETASEQPSAESDADFGTELEAWGDETPEELEIDLGDMTLDEFGDTSSKGLEDDDLDAFGDISFDPFSEPAAKSDDDDDAWSK from the coding sequence GTGGCTTTTTTTGATGACTTCACAGCAGCTCTAAAACAAAAGTGGTTGCAATATTATCAGGTAAATCATGCGTGGCTTGCCCTGCAAATGGAGCTTGAAGCTGTAAAAACTCCAGATGGCGGACGGCGACCACCTTCACACCTCATCCTGGGAATACTTAACGCGCTTGAGCCGAAGCTAGCGCAGTTGATGTTACCCTTTGCTAGGCTCAATCCGAGTCCTGATGCGCTGATTGATGTTTTGGAGCTAAATATCGACCCAGATATAGCGCTGGGAAACAAGCCAGCGAGTAAGCCAGAGCCATTAGCAGCACCTAGCATCGTGACTCCCCCAGCCGCACCGATCGAAGATGCGTTTGAGGAGGAGGAGGAGTCTCTAGCAGAACCAGTAATGGTTGTCCGCACAACTACGGTTGTGATGAGCGAGGAAGCTATAGATGATTTTGACGACGAGCCATCCATAGTCTTAATCGAGTCAGAAACGCAAAGCTTTGGCGACATCGGACTTGATGAGTTTGGCGATACCTCAGATGAGGTGTCGGTGGAGGAAGACGAAGGCTTTGGTGACATCGCACTTGATGAGTTTGGCGATACCTCATCTGAATCTGAGGCGTTGAGCGAAGAAGACGATGGCTTTGGCGACATCGCACTTGATGAGTTTGGCGAAACTGCATCGGAATCGGCGGCGTTGAGCGAAGAAGACGATGGCTTTGGCGACATCGCACTTGATGAGTTTGGCGAAACGGCATCTGAGCAGCCAAGCGCCGAGTCAGATGCGGATTTTGGTACGGAACTCGAAGCTTGGGGTGACGAAACTCCTGAAGAGTTAGAAATAGACCTTGGCGATATGACGCTAGATGAATTTGGCGACACATCTTCCAAAGGGTTGGAGGACGACGATCTCGATGCCTTTGGCGACATAAGTTTCGATCCGTTTTCCGAACCTGCTGCTAAGTCGGATGATGATGATGATGCGTGGAGCAAATAA
- a CDS encoding ferredoxin:protochlorophyllide reductase (ATP-dependent) subunit N, which yields MTVAQPEAINFECETGNYHTFCPISCVAWLYQKIEDSFFLVIGTKTCGYFLQNAMGVMIFAEPRYAMAELEEGDISAQLNDYEELKRLCSQIKRDRNPSVIVWIGTCTTEIIKMDLEGLAPKLEAELGIPIVVARANGLDYAFTQGEDTVLAAMAARCPEKAPVMESEKEERNAIAKLLNFGKKKEEVASDEAEYVKHTPLVLFGSLPDPVVTQLTLELKKQGIKVSGWLPAKRFTELPTLEEGYYVAGVNPFLSRTATTLMRRRKCKLIGAPFPIGPDGTRAWIEKICSVLEIEPKGLDEREKQIWASLEDYLQIIRGKSVFFMGDNLLEISLARFLIRCGMTCPEIGIPYMDKRYQAAELALLEKTCAEMGIPIPRIVEKPDNYNQIQRIKDQNVDLVITGMAHANPLEARGINTKWSVEFTFAQIHGFTNARDILELVTRPLRRNNSLKDLGWDKLVREEAKV from the coding sequence ATGACTGTTGCTCAACCCGAAGCGATCAATTTTGAGTGCGAAACTGGTAATTACCATACTTTTTGCCCGATTAGCTGTGTAGCGTGGCTATACCAGAAGATTGAAGATAGTTTCTTTTTGGTAATTGGTACGAAGACTTGCGGTTATTTCTTGCAAAATGCGATGGGGGTGATGATTTTTGCTGAACCCCGCTACGCGATGGCGGAGTTGGAAGAAGGGGATATTTCGGCTCAGCTGAATGATTATGAGGAATTGAAGCGGCTGTGTTCGCAGATTAAGCGCGATCGCAATCCCAGTGTAATCGTTTGGATCGGCACCTGCACTACTGAAATCATCAAGATGGATTTGGAAGGCTTGGCTCCCAAGCTGGAAGCCGAACTGGGTATCCCCATCGTGGTTGCTCGCGCTAACGGTTTGGATTACGCTTTTACCCAAGGGGAAGATACGGTGTTGGCGGCGATGGCGGCGCGTTGTCCTGAGAAGGCTCCTGTGATGGAATCTGAGAAGGAGGAACGAAATGCGATCGCTAAACTGCTCAACTTCGGTAAAAAGAAAGAAGAAGTTGCATCAGATGAAGCAGAATATGTCAAGCATACGCCCCTAGTTCTTTTCGGTTCCCTACCTGACCCGGTTGTCACCCAACTTACTCTGGAACTGAAGAAGCAAGGTATCAAAGTCTCTGGTTGGTTACCTGCCAAGAGGTTTACGGAATTACCTACTCTTGAAGAAGGCTATTATGTCGCTGGTGTCAACCCCTTCCTGAGTCGCACCGCTACAACTTTGATGCGTCGCCGCAAGTGCAAGCTGATTGGCGCTCCGTTCCCGATCGGCCCAGATGGTACTCGCGCCTGGATTGAAAAGATTTGCTCAGTGTTAGAAATTGAACCGAAAGGTTTGGATGAACGAGAAAAGCAAATTTGGGCAAGTTTAGAAGATTATCTGCAAATAATTCGCGGGAAATCTGTGTTCTTCATGGGCGATAACTTGCTGGAAATCTCTCTGGCACGCTTCCTGATTCGCTGCGGTATGACTTGTCCTGAAATCGGCATCCCTTACATGGATAAACGCTATCAAGCTGCTGAGTTGGCGTTGTTGGAAAAGACTTGTGCGGAAATGGGTATACCGATTCCTCGGATTGTGGAAAAGCCGGATAATTACAACCAAATTCAGCGAATTAAAGATCAAAATGTTGATTTGGTGATTACTGGTATGGCTCATGCTAATCCGTTGGAAGCAAGGGGTATTAATACCAAGTGGTCGGTTGAATTTACTTTCGCTCAAATTCACGGCTTCACCAATGCTCGCGATATTCTGGAGTTGGTGACTCGTCCGCTGCGTCGCAATAACAGCCTGAAAGATTTGGGTTGGGATAAGTTGGTGAGGGAAGAGGCGAAAGTTTAA
- a CDS encoding Uma2 family endonuclease, producing the protein MSVNTTELNITWEKLPDNFVLDDEPVDNINQPVLASALTEALELSGKLQESMLVGTNFGICATVEGKTVVKAPDWFYIRSVQPTTPPNQNRRSYTPNLEGEVPGAVMEFLSETEGGEYSIKSKYPPGKWYYYERILQVPNYVIFEPNAGWLELYQLNAARRYQVAPADANNRYWIPQIGLFLGVWQGTKANRTGFWLRWWDETGQMLLWGTELVERERQRAERLAAQLRSAGIEPAV; encoded by the coding sequence ATGTCAGTTAATACCACAGAATTAAATATCACCTGGGAAAAATTACCAGACAACTTTGTTTTGGATGACGAACCAGTGGACAATATCAACCAGCCAGTCTTAGCATCTGCACTGACGGAAGCTTTGGAACTATCGGGAAAACTACAGGAATCAATGCTAGTAGGAACTAATTTTGGGATTTGTGCGACTGTCGAGGGAAAAACGGTCGTGAAAGCGCCTGATTGGTTTTATATACGTTCCGTACAACCGACTACTCCCCCAAATCAAAACCGTCGCAGCTATACTCCCAATTTGGAAGGGGAAGTTCCGGGTGCAGTAATGGAGTTTTTGTCTGAGACTGAGGGAGGCGAATACTCAATAAAGTCAAAATATCCGCCGGGTAAGTGGTATTACTACGAGCGGATATTGCAAGTGCCGAACTACGTCATTTTCGAGCCAAATGCGGGATGGCTAGAATTATATCAATTAAATGCTGCGAGAAGATACCAGGTAGCTCCAGCGGATGCTAACAATCGCTACTGGATTCCTCAAATCGGACTATTTCTGGGAGTTTGGCAGGGAACTAAGGCAAACAGGACGGGATTTTGGTTGCGTTGGTGGGATGAAACCGGACAGATGTTATTGTGGGGAACGGAGTTAGTGGAACGAGAACGCCAACGGGCAGAACGTTTGGCAGCTCAGTTGCGATCGGCTGGGATTGAGCCAGCGGTGTGA
- a CDS encoding DUF5678 domain-containing protein — MPSREESREMLKWLNRNRQQLKKDYAHQYVAYNANRIIAYSENLQEVMELGEASKEIFSIYLVPEYTGYAQFVGIRFPK; from the coding sequence ATGCCTTCTCGCGAAGAAAGCCGGGAAATGCTGAAGTGGTTGAACCGTAATCGCCAGCAGTTAAAAAAAGATTATGCTCATCAATATGTTGCGTATAATGCTAATAGAATCATTGCTTATAGCGAAAATTTGCAGGAAGTTATGGAATTAGGAGAAGCATCGAAAGAAATTTTTTCAATTTATTTAGTCCCCGAATATACTGGTTACGCTCAGTTTGTAGGAATTCGCTTTCCTAAATAA
- a CDS encoding DUF2281 domain-containing protein has product MKKFNLFDGVKLTEEIPLTDGGKAPVGIVGAIVEVLNDGEAYIVELFGGWVKYDEQGNFLPATQDEEGSFMETIGVETAYPHQLVLTVPARETMGVRAHLAALLDDLSDDLVAEVRDFAEFLRYKNQQKSAS; this is encoded by the coding sequence ATGAAAAAATTTAATTTATTTGATGGCGTAAAGTTAACAGAAGAAATTCCCTTAACTGATGGCGGAAAAGCACCAGTGGGAATCGTTGGCGCAATTGTGGAAGTTCTGAATGATGGGGAAGCTTATATTGTGGAATTATTTGGAGGTTGGGTTAAATACGATGAACAAGGAAATTTTCTGCCAGCAACGCAGGATGAGGAAGGCTCATTTATGGAAACAATTGGTGTAGAAACCGCCTATCCTCACCAATTGGTGTTAACTGTGCCAGCGCGTGAAACAATGGGTGTCCGGGCGCATTTGGCAGCACTTTTGGATGATTTATCTGATGATTTAGTAGCAGAAGTTAGAGATTTTGCTGAGTTTTTAAGGTACAAAAATCAACAGAAAAGTGCCAGTTAA
- the bchL gene encoding ferredoxin:protochlorophyllide reductase (ATP-dependent) iron-sulfur ATP-binding protein, with protein sequence MKLAVYGKGGIGKSTTSCNISVALARRGKKVLQIGCDPKHDSTFTLTGFLIPTIIDTLQAKDYHYEDVWPEDVIYKGYGGVDCVEAGGPPAGAGCGGYVVGETVKLLKELNAFDEYDVILFDVLGDVVCGGFAAPLNYADYCLIVTDNGFDALFAANRIAASVREKARTHQLRLAGLIGNRTSKRDLIDKYIETVPMPVLEVLPLIEDIRVSRVKGKTLFEMAESDPSLNYVCDYYLNIADQILACPEGVVPNDTPDRDVFSLLSDFYLNPTKPTVKTEEEELDLMMV encoded by the coding sequence GTGAAACTGGCAGTTTACGGAAAAGGCGGAATCGGTAAATCTACAACAAGCTGCAATATCTCTGTGGCCCTAGCCAGACGCGGCAAGAAAGTGCTGCAAATTGGCTGCGACCCCAAGCACGACAGCACATTTACCCTCACTGGCTTCTTAATTCCCACAATTATCGATACCCTCCAAGCTAAGGACTATCACTACGAAGACGTTTGGCCGGAAGATGTAATCTACAAAGGCTACGGCGGCGTTGACTGCGTAGAAGCTGGTGGCCCTCCGGCGGGTGCTGGATGCGGTGGCTACGTTGTGGGCGAAACCGTGAAGCTGCTCAAAGAACTCAACGCCTTTGACGAATACGATGTAATTTTGTTTGACGTTCTCGGCGACGTTGTGTGCGGCGGTTTTGCAGCACCCCTCAACTATGCCGACTACTGCCTAATCGTGACCGACAACGGCTTTGACGCTTTATTTGCCGCTAACCGTATTGCTGCCTCGGTACGTGAAAAAGCTCGCACCCACCAGCTGCGCCTCGCTGGTTTGATTGGCAACCGCACATCCAAGCGCGACCTGATTGACAAGTATATTGAAACAGTCCCCATGCCAGTGCTGGAAGTGCTGCCGCTGATCGAAGATATTCGCGTTTCCCGCGTCAAGGGCAAAACTCTGTTTGAAATGGCAGAGAGCGACCCATCGCTGAACTACGTCTGCGACTACTACCTCAACATCGCCGATCAAATTCTGGCCTGTCCCGAAGGTGTGGTGCCAAATGACACTCCGGATCGGGATGTGTTCTCCTTGCTTTCAGATTTTTATCTAAATCCGACAAAACCAACGGTCAAGACAGAGGAAGAGGAACTAGACTTAATGATGGTTTAA
- a CDS encoding helix-turn-helix domain-containing protein: MSDVEPYIQKRQQTDPEFADGFESGYASFKIGVLLAQAREEAGITQSELARQLNLNKSTISRIEHHAEDVGISTLEKYANALGKKLIIEIA, from the coding sequence ATGAGTGATGTAGAGCCATATATCCAGAAACGCCAGCAAACCGATCCTGAGTTTGCTGATGGTTTTGAATCTGGATATGCAAGTTTTAAAATTGGTGTGCTGCTGGCGCAAGCAAGAGAAGAAGCTGGAATAACGCAGTCAGAATTAGCACGGCAGTTAAATTTGAATAAATCTACAATCTCTAGAATAGAGCATCACGCAGAAGATGTTGGTATCTCTACGCTGGAAAAATATGCCAATGCTCTAGGGAAAAAACTTATTATAGAAATTGCATAG
- a CDS encoding DUF6883 domain-containing protein yields MKLSAKSSSDRTPIFLYCKDRSLPPYQSVLDFDKIATMTSPASFEFTIAKAQYLLNRAAEPGEGGDKRKFWREVMGYESPEAFREAILAAVSLDILQPQSQNAQGELFRAYIQLTGNSGLSRRIRTVWIVLFNEDVAKFVTAVPDRLGGLQ; encoded by the coding sequence ATGAAGTTGTCTGCAAAGTCATCAAGCGATCGCACTCCCATTTTCCTATACTGTAAAGATCGATCGCTCCCACCCTATCAATCAGTTTTAGACTTTGATAAAATAGCAACCATGACTTCCCCAGCAAGTTTTGAGTTTACCATTGCTAAAGCGCAGTATCTCCTCAACCGTGCTGCTGAACCGGGAGAAGGTGGAGATAAGCGAAAGTTTTGGCGTGAGGTAATGGGGTATGAGTCGCCAGAAGCATTTCGAGAGGCTATCCTAGCAGCAGTATCGTTAGATATCCTACAACCTCAGAGTCAGAATGCCCAAGGTGAGCTTTTTCGCGCTTATATCCAGCTTACCGGAAATTCTGGTTTATCGCGTCGAATACGCACAGTTTGGATTGTTCTTTTTAATGAAGATGTCGCGAAATTTGTCACAGCAGTACCAGATAGATTAGGGGGTTTACAATGA